Proteins co-encoded in one Sediminispirochaeta bajacaliforniensis DSM 16054 genomic window:
- a CDS encoding amino acid ABC transporter permease gives MFFEDISILHQILRLGKAFLINLSFLPIVLLIGLILGSVIAVVRYYRIRILSQFFSLLVEIIRGAPFLLLVYATFFILPNIGISLSPFGTGVFVLSFTSSAFMSEIFLSGLRSIDAGQYFAADSIGMNFFQKMTLIIFPQMIKLTLPSIVGQVIMTIKDTSIVSLVGLAEVVRTSRQMSLLTQNSFLAFLIVGGYFFIICYPLILVSKNLERRLSTRH, from the coding sequence ATGTTCTTTGAAGATATTTCCATATTACATCAGATCCTGCGCCTTGGGAAAGCATTTCTTATCAATCTCTCTTTCCTACCAATAGTTTTGCTTATCGGCCTTATCCTGGGGTCTGTTATTGCCGTTGTTCGATATTATAGGATACGTATTCTGTCTCAGTTTTTCTCCCTTCTTGTCGAGATCATCAGGGGAGCCCCTTTCTTACTTCTGGTATATGCAACGTTTTTTATTCTTCCCAATATCGGGATTTCCCTTTCTCCGTTTGGAACGGGCGTTTTCGTATTGTCTTTCACGTCATCCGCCTTTATGTCCGAAATTTTCCTAAGTGGACTTCGCAGCATTGATGCCGGGCAGTATTTTGCCGCTGATTCGATTGGCATGAATTTTTTTCAGAAGATGACGTTGATCATTTTCCCGCAGATGATCAAATTAACGCTGCCTTCGATCGTTGGTCAGGTGATTATGACGATAAAGGATACTTCCATCGTATCTCTCGTCGGACTTGCCGAGGTGGTGAGAACATCACGACAGATGTCTTTGCTTACGCAAAACTCTTTTCTCGCATTTCTGATCGTGGGCGGGTATTTCTTTATTATCTGTTATCCGCTGATCCTCGTTTCTAAAAATCTGGAACGACGTCTTAGTACTCGCCATTAG
- a CDS encoding amino acid ABC transporter permease: MQIYIIIQYLPDFLKAALETLKIAFFSACIALFLGLVLATVNQARIRLLSVIIDTYTIIMRSTPLLVQLYFIYYGLPLLGVQVDPYVSSVIAFSLNTGAYVVEIFRGGLEGIDNGQFYAAYSLGMGWFACLQYIIFPQVIQRVIAPLLSQFSYLIKDTSLAAVLVVQELTYTYRNVSSSTYRPMEALVIPMIIYFLLYIVFRLASMSFETKKASRG, from the coding sequence ATGCAGATATATATTATTATCCAGTATCTCCCGGATTTCCTCAAAGCGGCATTGGAGACATTGAAAATTGCGTTCTTCAGTGCTTGTATTGCGCTTTTTTTGGGGCTCGTTCTGGCGACTGTAAACCAGGCAAGGATTCGGCTGCTTTCCGTGATTATCGATACATATACGATTATTATGCGGAGCACTCCACTGCTGGTTCAACTATATTTTATCTATTACGGCTTGCCTCTGCTCGGTGTCCAGGTAGATCCGTATGTGAGTTCGGTCATAGCTTTTTCGCTCAACACAGGAGCCTACGTCGTTGAGATTTTCCGCGGAGGCTTGGAAGGCATCGATAATGGACAGTTTTATGCCGCCTATTCCCTTGGCATGGGTTGGTTTGCCTGCCTCCAGTATATCATTTTCCCTCAGGTCATACAGCGGGTTATTGCTCCGCTTTTGTCTCAATTCTCATATCTGATAAAGGATACCAGCCTTGCTGCGGTATTGGTTGTCCAGGAGTTGACATATACCTATCGGAATGTTTCCTCCTCTACCTACAGGCCGATGGAAGCCTTAGTCATACCGATGATAATTTATTTCTTGCTCTACATTGTGTTCAGACTTGCTAGTATGTCCTTCGAAACCAAAAAGGCAAGCAGGGGGTAA
- a CDS encoding amino acid ABC transporter ATP-binding protein codes for MKKEELVRITDLSFKYGTTQVLSDLSLTVEEGDILVICGPSGSGKSTLLRCINQLEHSHHGSVKVLGMEISGGKKNRKNLVEVRKRCGMVFQHFDLFPHLTVLDNVAIGPIKVKHENEAEVKERAKKLLDLVGLSEKYDVYPSQLSGGQKQRVAIARSLAMNPELMLFDEPTSALDPEMIKEVLSVMKDLALQGMTMVIVTHEMGFAREVATKVCFLERGEILELTDKDQFFHNPTSDRAKEFLRKIL; via the coding sequence ATGAAGAAAGAAGAACTCGTTAGAATTACCGATCTATCATTTAAATATGGCACTACACAGGTGCTTTCCGATTTAAGTCTCACTGTAGAGGAAGGCGATATACTTGTTATCTGCGGTCCCAGTGGTTCCGGAAAGAGTACCTTGCTTCGCTGCATCAATCAGCTTGAACACAGTCACCATGGCAGCGTGAAAGTTCTCGGCATGGAGATTTCCGGTGGCAAGAAGAACCGAAAAAATTTGGTTGAAGTTAGAAAGCGATGCGGAATGGTATTTCAGCATTTCGATTTGTTTCCCCATCTCACGGTTTTGGATAATGTTGCAATCGGGCCCATAAAGGTAAAGCATGAAAATGAGGCAGAGGTAAAAGAACGGGCGAAGAAACTGCTCGATCTTGTTGGGTTGTCCGAAAAATATGATGTATATCCTTCGCAGCTATCCGGCGGCCAAAAGCAGCGGGTTGCGATTGCACGCTCTCTGGCAATGAATCCCGAACTCATGCTTTTTGATGAGCCGACCAGTGCTCTTGATCCGGAAATGATTAAGGAAGTCTTGTCGGTTATGAAGGACCTCGCACTTCAAGGAATGACTATGGTTATTGTCACTCACGAAATGGGTTTTGCCCGTGAGGTTGCTACAAAGGTTTGTTTTCTCGAACGAGGGGAAATCCTTGAGCTTACAGATAAAGATCAGTTTTTTCATAATCCTACGAGTGATCGAGCGAAAGAATTTTTGAGAAAAATCCTTTAG
- a CDS encoding ABC transporter substrate-binding protein — MQVRCLRKKSIILLALVMILSLLAGACSNGGQSAANATKTQEDALQKILKSGKLVVATDLTGPPVQYKDAEGKPAGLIVELMELAAKELGVEVEWQDMAWESLIPSLTAGKVDMIAANMSMSLSRAKAIRFSDPYMFTGVYAMVRKDSGIRDWKELLEPGKILAATMGSSHATYLKENYNYEPKQYESSTDFINELKNGRIDGVMDDELLLLEFCKQNPEFTLTANPVRPDVYGLAFTQGNQNDALVDWFNWFLKWEKLNGNYGKIYKKFVGKDWTPNPIIQ; from the coding sequence ATGCAAGTACGATGTTTACGGAAAAAAAGTATCATCCTTTTGGCCTTGGTGATGATTCTTTCCCTTTTGGCAGGGGCTTGTTCGAACGGAGGGCAGTCTGCTGCTAATGCAACAAAGACACAGGAGGATGCACTCCAGAAGATTCTGAAGAGCGGCAAATTGGTGGTAGCCACAGACCTGACAGGACCGCCTGTTCAGTACAAAGATGCGGAAGGAAAACCCGCCGGATTAATCGTTGAGCTGATGGAGCTTGCCGCGAAAGAGTTGGGTGTGGAGGTCGAATGGCAGGACATGGCTTGGGAGAGCCTGATTCCCTCTTTGACTGCCGGTAAGGTGGATATGATAGCGGCAAACATGTCGATGTCCTTATCGAGGGCAAAGGCGATCCGTTTTTCCGATCCTTATATGTTTACCGGTGTGTATGCCATGGTGCGGAAGGACAGCGGTATTCGGGATTGGAAGGAGCTGCTTGAACCTGGCAAGATCCTGGCGGCAACAATGGGTTCTTCGCATGCGACCTATTTGAAGGAAAACTATAACTACGAGCCAAAGCAGTATGAAAGTTCAACCGACTTTATCAATGAGCTGAAGAACGGAAGGATCGACGGTGTAATGGATGATGAACTCCTTTTGCTTGAGTTTTGTAAGCAAAACCCCGAATTTACCCTCACTGCCAACCCCGTACGTCCCGATGTGTACGGCTTGGCTTTCACGCAGGGAAATCAGAATGATGCCTTGGTTGATTGGTTCAATTGGTTTTTGAAATGGGAAAAGCTTAACGGAAATTATGGAAAAATCTACAAAAAATTTGTAGGCAAGGATTGGACGCCAAACCCAATAATTCAATAA
- a CDS encoding SIS domain-containing protein, whose protein sequence is MEELKAGQEALDRFVDTACKEFGRYAELITRDMYEDAIELILAAEKRGNRVHITGIGKPSHVAEYVASLLSSTGTPTYYLHGTEAVHGSCGQLVPGDVVICISNSGETTELKATVSAIKRNGCKVIAVTGNTTSWLAREGDAHLFAGVSGEGGPLDRAPRISVLAEILILQGLSVILQSVRGVSPEEYVMWHPGGVLGQLRNHETGNAGRQVC, encoded by the coding sequence ATGGAAGAGTTGAAAGCGGGACAGGAGGCGCTGGACCGATTTGTCGATACGGCGTGCAAAGAATTCGGCCGGTATGCAGAGCTTATTACGAGGGACATGTACGAGGATGCGATCGAACTCATTCTTGCCGCTGAAAAACGGGGGAATCGGGTACATATCACCGGAATCGGGAAGCCGTCGCATGTGGCAGAGTATGTAGCCTCATTACTCTCCTCCACGGGAACCCCAACCTACTACTTGCATGGAACTGAGGCGGTGCACGGTTCCTGCGGCCAATTGGTTCCCGGGGATGTTGTCATTTGTATTTCCAATAGCGGGGAAACGACGGAACTGAAGGCCACCGTCTCAGCGATCAAACGAAATGGATGTAAGGTTATTGCGGTGACGGGAAATACCACCTCGTGGTTGGCACGGGAGGGAGATGCCCATCTCTTTGCCGGGGTCTCCGGGGAAGGGGGCCCTCTTGATCGCGCGCCGCGAATTTCGGTACTCGCTGAAATCCTCATTCTTCAGGGCTTAAGCGTCATCTTGCAGAGCGTTCGGGGAGTGAGCCCTGAAGAGTACGTGATGTGGCACCCCGGCGGAGTGTTGGGCCAGCTGCGTAACCATGAGACGGGGAACGCAGGAAGGCAGGTATGCTGA